Below is a window of Halobaculum lipolyticum DNA.
CCTAGCGCCGCCAGTCCCACGCCGAACTCGCCCGAGAGGACGGCGAGGATCGGCGGGAACAGGACGAGGTACGCGTGGTTGAGGTACTGCGAGGCCGAGACCGCGCCGACGACTACCCACGTCTCGCGGGGGGCCTGTCGGGCGGCCGCCAGCGGCGACGACGTCATCGTCCGCGGTTGCGGCGGGAGGGACCTGTCCCCGTGCCCTCCGGCAATCGCCGCCGTCTCCGGGCGGCGCCGCTCCCGTCCGCGCGGGTCACAACAGGAACCGCGCGAGGTGGAGCCCCGCCATCCCGGCGCCGACCGTCCACAGCACGTCCTCGGTGTACCACGCCGCGAGCACCGCCGCCAGTCCGCCGACGACCTCGGGTCGCACCACCGCCTCGATCGTCGCCGCCGCGGGCGCGAAGTCGGGCGCGACGAGCGCCGCGAACACCGCGGCGGGAACGTACACCAGCGCCCGTTGGATCCACGGCGGCACCTCGTCGATGCGGCCGAACAGGTGGATGAACGACAGCCGGATCGCGAAGGTGGCGACCCCGCCGGCGACGATCACCGCCCAGATCGACAGCGGGCCGTAGGTGGTCGTCACCGGTGCCCCTCCGCGGGGTCGGGGTCCCCGCCGCCACCGCCGTCACCGCCGTCCCGGCCGACGCCGACCCGGTCGGCGCCGACGCCCGCCACGACGCCGACGAGCGCGCCGGCGATCAGGCCGGCGTTGAACGGGAGTCCGGCGCCGACGGTCGCGACGACCGCGGCGACGACGGCGGCCGCGAGGCTCGGGGCGTCCGAGACGGCCGGCACCAGCAACGCGAGGAATACGAGCGGCACCGCGAAGCCGAGGCGCCAGTCGTCGGGCACCGCGGCGCCGAACACGACGCCGACGACGGTGCCCGCCTGCCACACGATCCACAGCGTGAGCGCGACGCCGAGGTAGTAGTACGGGCGGCGGGTGTCGCTGTCGCGGTCGCGGTCGCTCGTGTACCGCGCGAGCGCCAGCGCGTACGCCTGGTCGGTGAGGACGTACGCGCAGCCGGCCCGGACGCGCGCCGAGAGACGCCGGAAGTACGGCGCGATGGAGGCCGAGTACATCACCATTCGGAGGTTGATCACGACGACGGTGAGGACGACGGTGACGAGGGCGGCGTCGCGGCCCAGCAGGTCGATGGCCGCGAGCTGGGAGGCGCCGGCGAACACGACGACCGAGAGACCGACCGTCTGCAGCGGCGTCAGCCCGGCCTCGACCCCGGCGACGCCCGCGACGAGCGCGAACGGGACGATGCCGAGGAGCAGGGGGAGGGTGTCCCGAACGCCGTCGCGCAGGTCCGGGGGGAGGCGACTGTCCATGCGGGACGGGCGGCGCGCGACGTGAAGGGGGCGTCGGTCGCGGCGAACGCCCCGCGGCGATCCGACCTGTCGGGGAGGCGGCCCACGGCCGACGCTACTCCGTCGTCGACGCCGCGCCCCCGTGGTCGGTCCCTTCCGCCGCCGCGAGCGCCGACTCCACCGCCCCCACCAGCGCGCCGTCGTCGATCGGTTTGCGGACGTAGCCGTCGGCGCCCGCCCGGATCGCGCGCTTGAACTGGGACTGCTGGTCGACACACGAGCAGAAGACGACGACCGCGTCCGGATCGGCCGCCTTGATCGCGTCCGTCGCGGCGGGACCGTCGCGCGCGGGGAGCGCGAAGTCCATCGTCACGGCGTCCGGGTCGTGCTCGCGGTAGGCCGCGACGGCGTCGTCGCCGTCGGCCGCCTCC
It encodes the following:
- a CDS encoding AzlC family ABC transporter permease, with the translated sequence MDSRLPPDLRDGVRDTLPLLLGIVPFALVAGVAGVEAGLTPLQTVGLSVVVFAGASQLAAIDLLGRDAALVTVVLTVVVINLRMVMYSASIAPYFRRLSARVRAGCAYVLTDQAYALALARYTSDRDRDSDTRRPYYYLGVALTLWIVWQAGTVVGVVFGAAVPDDWRLGFAVPLVFLALLVPAVSDAPSLAAAVVAAVVATVGAGLPFNAGLIAGALVGVVAGVGADRVGVGRDGGDGGGGGDPDPAEGHR
- a CDS encoding AzlD domain-containing protein codes for the protein MTTTYGPLSIWAVIVAGGVATFAIRLSFIHLFGRIDEVPPWIQRALVYVPAAVFAALVAPDFAPAAATIEAVVRPEVVGGLAAVLAAWYTEDVLWTVGAGMAGLHLARFLL
- a CDS encoding response regulator; the protein is MNDSVLVVDDSAFQRARIRERLEPTFEVVAEAADGDDAVAAYREHDPDAVTMDFALPARDGPAATDAIKAADPDAVVVFCSCVDQQSQFKRAIRAGADGYVRKPIDDGALVGAVESALAAAEGTDHGGAASTTE